Proteins from a genomic interval of uncultured Desulfuromusa sp.:
- the pilB gene encoding type IV-A pilus assembly ATPase PilB, whose product MSVSRLGELLVRNQLISDNQLANAISEQKKEGIRLGAALVKLGYVQEHDLASFLSKHYGVPSIDLAEFDVDPAIVSLVPSEVAQKYQLVPINRAGATLIVAMADPSNIFAIDDIKFMTGFNVEVVVAAEAAIKDAIDKLYDQSSTMADALEGLEDFDDLELVDDVAFDDVSELERASEDAPVVKLVNLILTDAIKKKASDIHIEPYEHAFRVRYRIDGVLYEVMKPPRKLKNAITSRLKIMATMDIAERRLPQDGRIKIKMGRNQEMDYRVNCLPTLFGEKVVLRLLDKSNLQLDMTKLGYEEKALEWFKREIHKPFGMVLVTGPTGSGKTVSLYSALSELNGTTENISTAEDPVEFNFAGINQVQMHEEIGLNFAAALRAFLRQDPDIIMIGEIRDFETAEIGVKAALTGHMVLSTLHTNDAPSTVNRLLNMGIEPFLVASAVNLISAQRLGRRVCSECKEPEKHSKDALITAGVPEAQIGKFTSYKGRGCTVCNDTGYKGRVGFYQVMPMFEDIKEMILSGANTAEIKQESMRLGVKTMRQSALTKLMEGVTTLEEVLRTTVTDD is encoded by the coding sequence ATGAGTGTCAGTCGACTAGGAGAATTGCTGGTTCGAAATCAATTGATTTCTGATAACCAGTTGGCTAATGCCATCTCAGAGCAAAAAAAAGAAGGTATTCGCCTGGGCGCGGCTTTAGTAAAGCTGGGTTATGTTCAGGAGCATGATCTCGCTTCTTTTTTGTCTAAGCACTACGGTGTCCCTTCTATTGATCTTGCTGAATTTGATGTTGATCCGGCTATTGTTTCTCTGGTTCCTTCTGAAGTCGCACAAAAATATCAACTTGTTCCTATAAACCGTGCCGGCGCGACCTTGATTGTTGCGATGGCCGACCCATCAAATATCTTTGCCATTGACGATATCAAGTTCATGACCGGCTTTAATGTTGAAGTTGTTGTTGCTGCAGAAGCTGCAATCAAGGACGCAATTGATAAGCTTTATGATCAAAGTTCAACCATGGCTGATGCCTTGGAAGGTCTTGAGGATTTTGATGATCTGGAGCTTGTTGACGATGTCGCCTTTGATGATGTCAGCGAATTGGAACGTGCCAGCGAAGATGCACCTGTTGTTAAGTTGGTTAATCTTATTCTCACCGATGCGATCAAGAAAAAAGCATCTGATATCCATATCGAACCCTATGAACATGCTTTTCGGGTGCGCTATCGGATTGACGGTGTTTTGTACGAGGTGATGAAACCTCCACGGAAACTGAAAAATGCCATTACGTCCCGTCTTAAAATTATGGCGACTATGGATATTGCTGAAAGAAGGCTTCCCCAGGATGGTCGGATAAAGATCAAAATGGGGCGCAATCAGGAAATGGATTATCGCGTTAACTGTTTGCCAACCTTGTTTGGAGAAAAAGTTGTTCTTCGATTACTTGACAAAAGTAATCTGCAGCTTGATATGACCAAACTGGGCTATGAAGAGAAAGCTCTGGAATGGTTTAAGCGCGAAATTCACAAACCGTTTGGAATGGTTCTAGTGACGGGACCGACGGGAAGTGGAAAAACCGTTTCTCTTTATTCCGCCCTTTCTGAATTGAACGGAACGACAGAGAATATTTCAACCGCCGAGGATCCGGTTGAGTTTAACTTTGCCGGTATCAATCAGGTCCAGATGCATGAAGAAATTGGTCTTAACTTTGCTGCAGCTCTTCGTGCTTTTTTACGTCAAGATCCCGATATTATCATGATTGGTGAGATACGTGACTTTGAAACGGCTGAAATTGGTGTAAAGGCCGCTCTAACCGGGCACATGGTTCTTTCAACCTTGCACACCAATGATGCTCCCAGCACAGTTAATCGTCTTTTAAATATGGGGATTGAACCCTTTTTGGTTGCTTCGGCGGTCAACTTGATTTCGGCTCAGCGTCTTGGGCGAAGAGTTTGCTCCGAATGCAAAGAGCCCGAAAAACATTCTAAGGATGCTCTCATTACCGCCGGGGTCCCAGAGGCTCAAATCGGTAAATTTACATCTTATAAAGGGCGTGGCTGTACGGTTTGTAATGATACAGGCTATAAAGGTCGTGTTGGTTTTTACCAGGTCATGCCAATGTTTGAGGATATTAAGGAAATGATTTTGTCGGGAGCTAATACTGCAGAAATCAAGCAAGAATCAATGCGTCTTGGAGTCAAAACCATGCGTCAGTCGGCTTTAACTAAACTGATGGAAGGGGTTACGACACTGGAAGAAGTATTACGAACAACTGTTACTGATGATTAA
- a CDS encoding shikimate dehydrogenase: MITLSGKSKVYGILGDPVAHSLSPLMHNHALQSHDINAVYVPFHVAPDALAAAVGGLRALDIAGVNVTIPHKETILSFLDQVDPSAQLIGAVNTVVNNNGRLIGYNTDATGFISAVKQELKFDPAGRKVLILGAGGACRAAVVALASAGGRTVTIANRNKSRAEELVHGLEPHFSAVQFVATDYYDERFFDSLSIADLIVNTTSVGLHGEDVKFLPLENIKCSALIFDMIYSLTETPLIKNARSKNLLCADGLGMLAAQGEEAFYLWTGVRLPAGFMQNVLMSG; encoded by the coding sequence ATGATCACTTTATCGGGTAAAAGCAAAGTCTATGGTATTCTCGGTGACCCAGTTGCCCACTCTCTTTCCCCTTTAATGCACAATCATGCATTACAATCTCATGATATTAATGCTGTCTATGTCCCATTTCACGTGGCCCCGGATGCATTGGCTGCCGCTGTGGGCGGGCTGCGCGCTCTCGATATTGCTGGCGTCAATGTCACGATCCCGCATAAAGAAACGATTTTGTCTTTTCTTGACCAGGTAGACCCGTCAGCTCAACTCATTGGCGCAGTGAATACTGTGGTTAACAATAACGGTAGGTTGATCGGATATAATACTGATGCGACTGGTTTTATCAGTGCTGTCAAACAGGAGCTGAAATTCGATCCTGCCGGCCGCAAAGTGTTAATCCTGGGTGCAGGGGGGGCTTGCCGTGCAGCTGTCGTGGCATTGGCATCTGCAGGGGGCAGAACGGTGACTATTGCAAACAGAAATAAATCAAGGGCTGAAGAACTGGTGCATGGTCTTGAACCCCATTTTTCTGCGGTGCAATTTGTTGCTACGGACTATTATGATGAACGTTTTTTTGATTCATTGTCGATAGCGGATTTAATCGTCAATACAACATCTGTTGGTTTGCATGGAGAAGATGTAAAATTTTTACCATTGGAGAACATTAAGTGTAGCGCATTAATATTTGATATGATATATTCGCTCACTGAGACTCCGCTTATTAAAAATGCTCGGTCGAAAAATCTTTTATGTGCCGACGGTTTAGGTATGCTGGCAGCCCAGGGAGAAGAGGCTTTCTATCTTTGGACAGGGGTCAGACTTCCTGCGGGATTTATGCAAAACGTTCTTATGTCTGGATGA
- a CDS encoding PilC/PilY family type IV pilus protein, translated as MLKRDLLLICCLCLFAPAAFAGDIDISNTPMETKVQSAPPLVMFLMDDSGSMDWEVMTPELDGKFGGDEYVLPEVGSNYSGDVLSGSERLEWKSQWSGYNKIFYNPQTSYRPWPGKADASTLTPLGNAHSGTATLDLNAEYTSVNLTFTGQIVGDNDDSTYTEIGSWINSSSPDPYGGSARYTSTESSATWSLTIPEAGSYDVYSWWNCYNDRDQHAQYTIKHAGSTTIINDVNQRDELGNTCGDWVLLGGPYSFDVGTGDSVSVARHSGSNGNSTLADAIRLLPAGSVSSGSVLSIKNAHYYTKDSDGNTYLVNFDPVNVTRSYYLLNDQDSNDRVDDEELTLVAEADIPTSIKKAKYDEDGNIIGYYTAAEDLQNFANWYTFFRRREFTVKAAVSQSVREMEGVKVGFHTINHTVIQPVLPIKLDMSANEVVVVDDSDAGYNESGNWTDSNSSSPYDNGARYTTSSGSSATWNLNIPSTGTYNVYAWWNCYSDRDQHARYTINHAGSTTTINDVNQRDASGNTCGEWVLLGGPYTFNEGTGDSISVTRHSGSNGSSTVADAVMVESTTVSYANFDETDTLLDQIYSIDSNGGTPLRQGLQDIGQYYDQDDGNSGNIGTSPFSSETDGGACQKSYAIAMTDGFWNGSSPGVGNTDNDDTSYSGVAPYTDSYSDTLADVAMQYYFEDIANSLTNIVPTSSCDQASHQHMVTYSVSFGVTGTLDPDDLDADGNPGPYYEDDPCFLNEATPTPTWTNPGSGDSEKIDDLWHAAVNGRGLYFNAQSPEQLVDALTEIVAATSKPASGASVSVNSNELQEGLAVYQTRYVANEWSGDVVAYPVDPYSGAILNTESDILWHARDEIQDISYLNRKIVTYDGSVGINFSYGSLTNTQKELLLFATEDPSTDVDLATARLDYLRGRNDEVSTYSFRYRERNLGDIVHSAPSLSPDSETIYVGANDGMLHAIDTETGEERFAYVPNLVFANLKNLTKSDYEHQFFVDLTPTVKALSSKLTMLAGGLGNGGKGVFTLKLYEEDSSGNVIIDADSYNTSTPVATIANMVQWEYPIVGSVDDDLGNIYSKPAIVRSNDPNYEWVIIVGNGYSSTNETAALYIFSLNGTLIKKIMTEASGSNGLSEPSIIDANGDYKADYAYAGDLNGNMWKFDLTSTSSTNWDIAYKDESNSPAPLFTALGQPITSRPDVMYHCKKHGYMVVFGTGKFLGESDRTDNTVQTIYGLWDYGDDSDDSEYLGQVSTRTASDAELSRNNLKLLRQTVVDARFIDSSLYRTLSDNQPISTGTLPQLWPVADDSTEGQKSDPTLYAGWFFDLRPEEDSDDDNDDDSYVGERVVKDVIISNGRAFIVSFVPNSSPCSGGGDSFLYIMDACDGGRLDTAQFNLTTDDDLIEITVDGEPVRVAPTGKAYAGMLHEPTFVSTSGEKDKIYISSTTGEIIEEDVEKDKVGTFYWRLLN; from the coding sequence ATGCTTAAAAGAGACCTGTTGCTTATATGTTGCCTGTGTCTTTTTGCTCCAGCGGCTTTTGCCGGAGATATTGATATAAGTAACACCCCCATGGAAACGAAAGTGCAATCAGCACCACCACTGGTTATGTTTCTGATGGATGATTCCGGCAGTATGGATTGGGAAGTTATGACACCTGAGTTGGATGGAAAATTTGGCGGCGATGAATATGTATTGCCGGAAGTTGGATCAAATTATTCTGGTGATGTTTTGAGCGGATCAGAAAGGCTGGAATGGAAATCACAGTGGTCGGGGTATAATAAAATTTTCTACAATCCACAAACCAGTTATCGCCCTTGGCCGGGGAAGGCGGACGCCAGCACGTTAACACCTTTAGGCAATGCTCATAGTGGAACAGCAACGCTGGATTTGAATGCTGAATATACTAGCGTCAATCTCACTTTTACTGGTCAAATAGTTGGTGATAATGATGATTCTACCTACACTGAGATTGGCAGTTGGATTAATTCCAGTTCTCCCGATCCCTATGGTGGTAGTGCTCGATATACATCTACTGAAAGTTCTGCTACCTGGAGTTTGACGATCCCGGAAGCTGGATCGTATGACGTCTATTCTTGGTGGAATTGCTATAACGATCGGGATCAGCATGCGCAATATACCATCAAGCATGCGGGCTCTACGACAATAATTAATGATGTGAATCAGCGTGATGAATTAGGAAATACCTGTGGTGACTGGGTCTTATTAGGCGGACCATATTCGTTTGATGTCGGAACGGGAGATTCTGTAAGTGTTGCTCGTCATTCTGGTAGTAACGGTAATAGTACACTGGCTGATGCTATACGACTACTTCCAGCCGGGTCGGTCTCTAGTGGTTCTGTTCTCTCAATTAAGAATGCTCATTATTACACAAAAGATTCTGATGGTAATACCTATCTTGTTAACTTTGATCCCGTCAACGTGACTCGCAGCTATTACCTGCTGAACGATCAAGATAGCAATGACCGCGTTGATGATGAAGAGCTGACACTTGTAGCAGAGGCCGATATCCCCACCTCAATAAAAAAAGCTAAATATGACGAAGATGGGAATATTATCGGATATTACACTGCCGCAGAAGATCTGCAGAACTTTGCCAATTGGTATACTTTTTTTCGACGTCGTGAATTTACGGTCAAGGCTGCGGTTAGCCAGTCTGTTCGTGAGATGGAAGGAGTTAAGGTAGGCTTTCATACGATTAATCACACCGTCATTCAGCCCGTTTTACCCATTAAACTTGATATGAGCGCGAATGAAGTCGTGGTCGTTGATGATAGTGATGCTGGATACAACGAGAGCGGCAACTGGACTGATTCTAATTCTAGCTCTCCTTACGATAATGGAGCTCGATATACCACTAGTTCGGGGAGTTCTGCAACTTGGAATTTAAACATCCCCTCAACCGGGACATATAACGTTTACGCTTGGTGGAACTGCTATAGTGATCGTGACCAGCATGCGCGATATACCATCAATCATGCAGGTTCTACGACAACAATTAATGATGTAAATCAACGCGATGCATCCGGAAATACCTGTGGTGAATGGGTTTTATTGGGAGGACCTTACACGTTTAATGAAGGAACGGGTGATTCTATAAGTGTGACACGTCATTCTGGCAGCAATGGCAGCAGCACTGTCGCAGATGCTGTCATGGTTGAGAGTACGACGGTTAGCTACGCTAATTTTGATGAAACGGATACTTTGCTGGATCAGATTTATAGTATTGATTCCAATGGGGGAACTCCACTACGGCAGGGGCTCCAGGATATCGGACAATATTATGATCAGGATGATGGCAATAGCGGTAATATCGGTACCTCTCCATTTTCTAGCGAGACAGATGGTGGCGCCTGCCAAAAGTCTTATGCCATTGCCATGACGGATGGTTTTTGGAACGGCAGTTCTCCTGGTGTTGGCAACACTGACAATGATGATACTTCTTATTCCGGTGTTGCCCCATATACCGATTCATATTCAGATACTCTGGCTGATGTTGCAATGCAGTATTATTTTGAGGATATTGCAAATTCACTTACTAATATTGTCCCGACCAGCTCTTGTGATCAGGCCTCTCATCAGCATATGGTCACATATTCGGTCTCATTTGGTGTGACAGGAACGCTGGATCCTGATGATCTCGACGCCGACGGTAATCCTGGCCCCTATTATGAAGATGACCCTTGTTTTTTAAACGAAGCTACTCCAACTCCGACTTGGACAAATCCAGGAAGTGGAGATTCCGAAAAAATTGACGATTTATGGCATGCTGCCGTTAACGGCCGAGGGCTTTATTTCAACGCTCAGAGTCCGGAACAGCTGGTCGACGCTTTAACCGAGATTGTTGCAGCAACATCAAAACCTGCATCAGGTGCTTCAGTATCGGTGAACAGTAATGAATTACAAGAAGGTTTAGCCGTTTATCAGACTCGATATGTAGCAAATGAGTGGTCTGGCGATGTAGTTGCCTACCCGGTTGATCCCTATAGTGGTGCAATTTTGAACACGGAGAGCGACATCCTTTGGCACGCCAGGGATGAAATACAGGATATCAGTTACCTGAATCGTAAAATTGTGACTTATGATGGTTCGGTTGGTATCAATTTTTCCTATGGCTCACTGACGAACACACAAAAAGAGCTCTTGCTTTTTGCTACCGAAGACCCTTCAACCGATGTTGATTTAGCAACAGCGCGCCTGGATTATCTACGCGGGCGAAACGATGAAGTTAGTACTTATAGCTTCCGCTATAGAGAGAGAAATCTAGGCGATATTGTTCATTCAGCCCCTTCTCTTTCACCTGACAGTGAGACGATCTATGTCGGAGCCAATGATGGCATGTTGCATGCGATTGATACCGAAACTGGTGAAGAGCGGTTCGCCTATGTTCCAAATCTGGTTTTTGCAAACCTTAAAAACTTGACGAAATCAGATTATGAACATCAGTTTTTTGTTGATTTAACACCAACGGTCAAAGCGTTAAGTTCTAAACTGACAATGTTGGCTGGAGGACTTGGAAATGGTGGGAAGGGTGTCTTTACTCTGAAGCTTTATGAAGAAGACTCTAGTGGAAACGTCATAATAGACGCTGATAGCTATAATACATCAACCCCTGTGGCGACTATCGCAAATATGGTTCAGTGGGAATATCCGATAGTAGGTTCTGTTGATGATGATTTGGGTAATATTTACAGCAAGCCGGCCATTGTCCGCAGCAATGACCCCAATTATGAATGGGTTATTATTGTTGGAAATGGTTATAGCAGCACCAATGAAACAGCGGCTCTGTACATTTTTTCACTCAATGGAACTTTGATTAAAAAAATAATGACAGAAGCTTCCGGCTCAAATGGGTTGTCCGAACCATCCATTATAGATGCTAATGGTGATTACAAGGCAGACTATGCTTATGCTGGTGACCTGAACGGGAATATGTGGAAGTTTGATTTAACTTCCACAAGTTCGACAAACTGGGATATTGCATACAAGGATGAAAGCAATAGTCCTGCACCATTATTCACTGCCTTGGGCCAACCTATCACCTCACGGCCAGATGTGATGTACCATTGTAAAAAACATGGCTATATGGTCGTTTTTGGCACGGGCAAGTTTTTGGGGGAATCGGACCGGACCGATAATACAGTACAGACGATTTATGGCCTCTGGGACTATGGTGACGACAGTGATGACAGTGAATATTTGGGACAAGTATCCACTCGCACAGCGTCAGATGCTGAATTGAGCCGTAATAATTTGAAATTACTTCGTCAAACGGTTGTTGATGCCAGGTTTATTGACAGTAGTTTGTACCGAACCTTGTCGGATAATCAGCCTATATCAACAGGTACACTACCGCAATTATGGCCCGTAGCTGATGATAGTACTGAAGGGCAGAAAAGCGATCCAACCCTTTATGCCGGATGGTTTTTTGACCTCAGACCTGAAGAAGATTCTGATGATGACAATGATGATGATTCTTATGTCGGTGAACGGGTAGTCAAAGATGTTATCATAAGTAATGGTCGTGCTTTTATTGTCTCTTTTGTGCCGAATAGTTCACCTTGTTCGGGAGGCGGCGACTCTTTTTTATACATTATGGATGCCTGCGACGGTGGACGTTTAGACACTGCACAATTTAATTTAACTACAGATGATGACCTAATTGAAATAACTGTAGACGGTGAACCAGTGAGGGTAGCGCCTACTGGGAAAGCTTATGCTGGAATGTTACATGAGCCTACGTTCGTTTCTACCTCGGGCGAAAAAGATAAAATATATATCAGTTCTACGACTGGTGAAATTATTGAAGAAGATGTAGAGAAGGATAAAGTTGGTACATTTTACTGGCGATTGTTGAATTAA
- a CDS encoding bifunctional riboflavin kinase/FAD synthetase, with protein MQTLGSLTELTRTFASSVVTLGNFDGVHLGHRELFRHLVKTARQLNCPSVVFTFDPHPLKLLAPERAPLLLNTPAEKQRLIAASHVDYLIKFPFTEAFAAMPPEQFVEDILLAKLHIKALVVGYDYAFGKGRRGNAEFLKSCGEERGFSVEVLQPVGADGLPYSSTRIRAMVAAGDMTGVVRLLGRQYNLEGLVVPGDQRGRELGFPTANLETDKELLPPSGVYAVKVRHDLQEYGGVVNIGTRPTFDGKKSTIEVYLLDYTGQLYGQKLRMYFVERLRGEKKFSSVDQLVDAIEDDIAQARPILQATQIIQYREYLSLK; from the coding sequence ATGCAAACATTAGGCTCCCTTACTGAACTTACTAGGACCTTTGCTTCCTCTGTCGTAACTCTGGGCAATTTTGATGGCGTCCATCTCGGGCACCGTGAGCTGTTTCGCCATCTGGTCAAGACCGCTCGTCAGTTGAATTGCCCTTCCGTTGTTTTCACCTTTGACCCTCATCCCCTTAAGCTTCTGGCTCCAGAGAGGGCCCCTTTGCTTCTAAATACCCCTGCAGAAAAACAGAGGTTGATCGCCGCTTCACATGTCGATTATTTGATTAAATTCCCCTTTACAGAAGCTTTCGCAGCGATGCCCCCGGAGCAATTTGTCGAAGATATTTTGTTGGCTAAATTGCATATCAAGGCTTTGGTTGTTGGGTACGATTATGCTTTTGGCAAAGGGCGACGCGGCAATGCTGAATTTCTTAAATCATGCGGAGAAGAACGAGGATTTTCTGTCGAAGTTTTACAGCCAGTAGGAGCAGATGGGTTACCCTATAGTTCAACCCGGATTCGTGCCATGGTCGCGGCAGGGGATATGACCGGAGTTGTACGTTTGCTTGGGCGACAGTATAATCTGGAAGGTCTGGTCGTCCCAGGAGATCAGCGGGGGAGAGAACTGGGATTCCCGACGGCAAATCTGGAAACGGATAAAGAACTGTTACCTCCTTCTGGTGTTTATGCCGTCAAAGTTCGACATGATTTGCAGGAATATGGAGGCGTGGTGAATATTGGCACCCGTCCAACCTTTGATGGGAAAAAATCGACAATTGAGGTTTATCTTCTAGATTATACTGGACAGTTGTATGGGCAAAAATTGAGGATGTATTTCGTTGAACGACTGCGTGGTGAAAAGAAATTTTCCAGTGTCGATCAGCTTGTTGACGCCATAGAGGACGATATTGCTCAGGCCCGACCGATTCTACAGGCCACTCAAATCATTCAGTATAGGGAATACCTTTCGTTAAAGTGA
- a CDS encoding type IV pilus twitching motility protein PilT, translating to MANMHQLLKSMIEQGASDLHISTGSAPQIRIDGKMATIGGANLTSAETKQLCYSVLTDAQKRKFEEESELDLSFGVKGLSRFRGNIFVQRGAVSGAFRAIPFEIKSFDDLGLPPVVRGLSKKPRGLILVTGPTGSGKTTTLAAIIDAINSERSEHIITIEDPIEYLHPHKKCLVNQREVGADTQSFKKALKYILRQDPDVVLLGELRDIETIEAALTIAETGHLCFATLHTNSCVQTMNRIIDVFPDTQQSQVRTQLSFVLEGVLSQTLMPQANGKGRVMALEVMVPNPAIRNLIREDKIHQIYSQMQIGQDKFSMQTLNQSLFLLAHSRQITQEDAMSRSHDLDELKQMFANPGAVLGRKKAISGGQGR from the coding sequence ATGGCTAATATGCATCAATTGCTCAAATCTATGATTGAGCAGGGTGCTTCAGACTTGCATATATCGACCGGGTCAGCTCCTCAGATCAGAATTGATGGCAAGATGGCCACGATTGGTGGCGCTAATTTAACATCTGCTGAAACAAAGCAGCTTTGTTATAGTGTGTTGACTGATGCTCAAAAGCGCAAGTTTGAAGAAGAAAGTGAGCTTGATCTCTCTTTCGGAGTTAAGGGCCTTTCACGTTTTCGAGGAAATATTTTTGTGCAACGGGGCGCTGTCTCTGGTGCTTTTAGAGCAATACCTTTTGAGATCAAGTCTTTTGATGATCTCGGTTTGCCCCCTGTTGTCAGGGGCTTGTCAAAGAAACCCCGGGGATTGATTCTCGTTACCGGTCCCACTGGGAGCGGCAAGACAACAACTTTAGCTGCGATCATTGATGCGATTAACAGTGAGCGTAGCGAACACATTATCACCATTGAAGATCCTATTGAGTATTTACATCCACACAAAAAATGCCTGGTTAATCAACGGGAAGTTGGAGCTGACACCCAGTCGTTTAAAAAAGCTTTGAAATATATTTTGCGTCAGGACCCCGATGTGGTTTTGCTGGGCGAATTACGTGATATAGAAACAATTGAAGCAGCGTTGACCATTGCTGAGACAGGGCATCTTTGTTTTGCAACGTTGCATACCAATTCCTGTGTGCAGACTATGAACAGGATTATTGATGTTTTTCCTGATACACAACAATCTCAGGTGAGAACCCAACTGTCTTTTGTCCTGGAAGGTGTTTTGTCTCAGACATTGATGCCTCAAGCCAACGGAAAAGGGCGTGTTATGGCATTGGAAGTGATGGTGCCGAATCCCGCAATCCGAAATTTAATCAGGGAAGATAAAATCCATCAAATTTATTCGCAAATGCAGATAGGACAGGATAAATTTTCAATGCAGACATTAAACCAGTCTTTGTTCCTGTTGGCTCATTCGCGGCAAATTACTCAGGAGGATGCAATGTCGCGTTCTCATGATCTGGATGAATTAAAGCAGATGTTTGCGAATCCCGGTGCCGTTCTTGGCCGGAAGAAAGCAATCAGTGGCGGGCAGGGCCGATAG
- a CDS encoding type II secretion system F family protein yields the protein MPTFAWTGRARDGKSAKGTMDAASEAAVMANLRRQGVQANKIKQAGKGLNAELNIGFLKPKITTKDIVVFTRQFATMIDAGLPLVQCLDILSTQQDNKTFKEILVKVKDDVESGSTFADALKKHPKAFNELYVNLVAAGEVGGILDTILNRLAVYIEKALKLKKQVKSAMTYPTTIIGIAFVVIAVILVFVIPAFEKMFADFGGALPAPTQIVINLSNFIQDYILVIIGAIIFIIFAAKKIYASNKGRDKIDNWALKLPVFGVLIRKVAVAKFARTMSTMISSGVPILDGLDIVRKTAGNRTVEKAIAQVRASISEGKTIAEPLKASGVFPPMVCQMIEVGEQAGALDTMLSKIADFYDDEVDDAVGNLTAMMEPLLMLFLGTTVGGLVIAMYLPIFKLAGTVGG from the coding sequence ATGCCAACATTCGCTTGGACAGGCCGGGCAAGAGATGGAAAAAGTGCCAAAGGGACCATGGATGCTGCTAGTGAAGCAGCCGTTATGGCAAATTTGCGTCGCCAGGGTGTGCAGGCCAATAAGATAAAACAAGCTGGCAAGGGACTGAATGCAGAACTCAATATCGGATTCCTGAAGCCTAAGATCACAACCAAGGATATTGTTGTTTTTACCCGTCAGTTTGCTACTATGATTGATGCTGGATTACCGTTGGTGCAATGTTTGGATATTTTATCTACCCAGCAGGATAACAAAACCTTCAAAGAAATATTAGTCAAGGTTAAGGATGATGTTGAATCTGGATCAACTTTTGCGGACGCTTTGAAAAAACACCCCAAGGCGTTTAATGAACTTTACGTTAACCTGGTTGCAGCCGGAGAAGTTGGTGGTATTCTCGATACGATTTTGAATCGTCTTGCTGTGTATATTGAAAAAGCATTGAAACTGAAAAAACAGGTTAAGAGTGCGATGACCTACCCGACAACAATCATTGGGATCGCTTTTGTTGTTATTGCTGTTATTCTGGTTTTTGTCATCCCAGCTTTTGAAAAAATGTTTGCTGATTTTGGTGGTGCTTTACCTGCCCCGACACAGATCGTTATTAATCTCAGTAACTTTATACAAGACTATATTCTCGTCATTATTGGGGCAATTATCTTTATTATCTTTGCCGCAAAAAAAATCTATGCGTCAAATAAAGGCCGGGATAAAATTGACAATTGGGCCTTAAAATTACCTGTTTTTGGAGTTTTGATTCGTAAGGTTGCCGTGGCCAAATTTGCGCGGACCATGTCCACGATGATTTCAAGTGGTGTTCCTATTCTTGATGGCCTTGATATCGTCAGGAAAACTGCTGGGAATCGCACTGTAGAAAAAGCGATAGCTCAAGTAAGGGCCAGTATCAGTGAAGGTAAGACCATTGCTGAGCCATTAAAAGCATCTGGGGTTTTTCCTCCGATGGTTTGCCAGATGATTGAAGTGGGGGAGCAGGCAGGCGCTCTGGACACTATGCTCAGTAAAATTGCTGATTTTTATGATGATGAAGTAGACGATGCTGTTGGCAATTTGACCGCTATGATGGAACCACTGCTGATGTTGTTTTTAGGGACAACGGTTGGTGGCCTGGTTATTGCGATGTATCTCCCAATCTTCAAGCTGGCAGGAACAGTTGGCGGTTAA